Genomic segment of Oncorhynchus tshawytscha isolate Ot180627B linkage group LG13, Otsh_v2.0, whole genome shotgun sequence:
aaaaaaaaaatgataatgAAATTTGACAAAAGTTTATTCATACAggtcttacacatgtgtaattgacacaaaatctaaagaatttcgaaaaacagtccagaaagcacttttttaaggggtgataagcttttgaaaacattttcaatttttcaaaattttactcttgggtcttgacttgtgttacatttgcaatatgaaaaatcACAGTGGAGCGCACTCGCCATCTGTTGGATTTTTGGAGTGCtacacttggcatttgccatatggcatatGCAATCAACCTTGATTGAAACGAcgccgaattgagtggtattggacaccgtgtatatgtTTCGTACGGTgtcaatgacttcccattcatttttgtttcttattcatccctttacatttgtgtgtatttgtctgtataaggtagttgtttttgtataaggtagttgaaattgttagattactagttagattttactgcatagtcggaactagaagcacaagcatttcgctacactcgcattaacatatgctaacaatgtgtatgtgaccaataaaatttgatttgaatttttgcaaacaatgaacaaaacaaacaaatccCCTGTCAAGAGAATACATTGTACAAGTTAAATCACGTAAAAGCCAAGAgagaaattacacaacatatttcACAAGCAGCAACTTTTCAGTAGATATGAAACACTTTTTCCCCAAACATTGCAACCAAAATGTATTCCAAAAGCTATATTTAAATGAAGTTCTACAGAACCCACAGAGGAGACAACGCAATAGCTGCCAGCTCGCTAACTTAGGCTGCttttacacaggcagaccaattcaGATCCTTTTTTTACTCatttgtcttttgaccaatcacatcagatcttttcaaatcAGCTCTTTTTCAGAGCAGATCTGATTTGTCAAAAGACTAATTAGTGAAAAACAAGCTCAgaattgtgctgcctgtgtaaacgctgcCTTACTGCCTTGAGTTGTTGATATATCAGCTGAGTGTATATTTATAGCCTGAACAGCCAGTTGTCATCactgtttgattgattgatcatgTTCATCTGCATGTCATTGTGGTGTCATAACGTTTTGTGTGAATTTCAAAAGTCTTTCCTTAACTCTTCGCGTCCTCTGTCCTCACCTTGGTTGTTTTCAAATCTGTCCGCTCCACAAAGACATACAGCTGAGAATGATCAATCAATAAGCCAGTGATTGGATGGCAACTGCAGGTTCAGGCAATAAATACACACCAAGCTGGTACGTCAACTAAGCatggcagtaaggcagtaaggcaCTGAGCTACTAATTGCTTTGTCTGGGCTGTTGGTGGTTTAAGGCTTTGATATGGCTTTTGGAATTAATTTGGGGTAAGATTCTTTGACCAATGTGTTTCAGGTCAACTGCAAGGTTGCTGCTTGTATTTGGAATGTTGATGTGTAATGGCAACTTCTTTTCTTGACAGGATTGTGTTCCTTTGCTCATTGTTTGCAGAACACTCAAGTTTTACATGGGCTCCACGTGGTAAGGCATGAACACAAAACGTTGTCACTTTTGTCAGACCAACCTTCAAGTTTGGCACTGAATCTATAACTTCCCTTCTGTTTAGATGCCCAGAGAGTAAGAGGCTATGGGTTTTCTGGCTCTTCCAGAATGGAAGTTGAGCAGAGGCAAACAGGTGGCAGCTATCCCCAGGATCAATTCAGACCAGCCTCTCACACTTCTGGTTCGGTCCAGAGTGAAGCTACTTACCGCGGGACTGGATACAACACACTCGGAGGCTTTGCTCCAagctccctccagccagccccaAGGGGCTCTGGATCTATCCCCAGCAGCTTTACCTCCGCCCAGACAAAGGGTAAGAGGACCCGTGCCAAGAATACTGACATTAGCCTCTCTGGTTCTATAGCCAGTGGATCCTCTGTCACCCACAACAAGCATCAAACCAAGGCCAGCAGAACCTATGGTCAAAGTGTCACTGACCCCAGTGCATTAAGGCCAGTTTCAAGTTGGGAGGTAAAGAGAATCCAGGCCAACACTCTTCGTACTGTACAGCCTCACTCCGGCAGCTCTGGACTAGTCCAGAATCCTGATGTTGTGTTTAATGTCCAGAGTAGAACTGCCTCTAACCTGAAACCATCTACTCCTAACTATGGCTCTACCCAGAGTGAATTCAAGTTCTCCACCTCCAGACAACCCAACCAAGGCCTTGTCCAGACTCTGAGTAGAGGAGCCCCCAGCCTCTATGGTCAAACTGCCACCCACACCACCTCCCTCACCCACTATgtccaggacctgaagcaagggaGCAGCTTCCCTTCCCTGGCTTTCAAGGGACCAATGGAGATCTCTGCCCGGTCAATTTCCACTCCTGACCGTGAAGTTCCCTCAAGTGGTTCTTCACAAACTTCATTTAGACCAGGTTCTACTGAAGGTGGGAGTGCAACAAACCGCTACAAGCCTAGCTTCTCCCAAGATGTCATGCAATACCAGAGCAACTCTGCCAGTAGAAGTGTTTCAACTTCCAATCAATATGCCCAAACCTCTGGCCAGAGAATAGATGGAGCCTCTACCTCAAGTCGCGGCCTGGCCTCTCGCTCCAGTCTTTTTCGCCCCAGCTCTACAGCTAGTGGAAACTCCTATGGCGCCTACAAGCCTGGCTCTGACCTTGGTGCAACACCAAGCCAAAGCTTGTTTACCTCTAACCAAGGTGGAAGGGGTTCAACATACAGCCAGAATCTCCTTGTAAAACCTGCCCAAGGGAAGTACGGACAAATGTCTGCTCAGTGGGGGAGCTACCAGCCCAGCTATGCTGCCAGTAGTGGGCCAGTCTCCAGCCTCTTCAGTTCTACCCAGGCTGCCAGATCTTCAACATTCATCCAGAATGCTCCTGCCCCAGCCCAGAAGCCAAGTGGCTCTAAACCTGTCCCCAGTCAACGCTATCAGCCCAGCTATTTGTTCAATGCAGTGAAGTCCAACACTAGCTCTGCCAGACGTCCCACCCAGAGCCTCTTGTCTAGCAGCTATGGCCCTACCCAGAGCAGGACCAGCAGTGCCAGCTCGATCAACCCTCGCCGCTTTGCCCTGACCATCATGCACAGCATCCCAGAATTGTACGGCGGATCTACAATCCACCGGCTCAAAGACCCTACTCGGTAGGAGTAGTGCCTCCCTAGCCACTCAACCCAGCTCTTCAAGTGTCAGCAAGCCACAGCCAAACCACTATCTGCCAAGCAGAAAGGCCCTAGCACAACCTAAATTGAGTCCAGAGCTTTAGGGGAGTCCAGAACATGACGAAGTGGCATCTGTAGCCACCAGTTGAGGTGAGATTTCAGTTTCTCTGTATTTTTATGCCATTTGGGCTGTTTAGGTTTACATAGGCAGTTCATTGATCTTTTTGCGATTGGCTTAGTCAAAAGATCAgaatttggctgcctgtgtaaatgcagccttggCACCTGTCTTTGCTTTCATGTATGCTTGTTACTAATATTTTTGTCTTCTAGGTGCTGTGACCTGGAAGTGTTGTCAGGACTTCTCTACTTCAATTGTTTTAAATAAAATTTACTAATACATATTAGTCTTTATCTATTTAATTGTTTTCAGACAAATGTTTTGAATGCCTTCAAAGGGATGTCAGTGTTGTGGTAGTTAGGTTGCTTGTTCCAGTAGAAGAAATGTTGGCTCTCTGGCATTTGACAGGATCTTTTGCATCACTGGACCTCTGCAATCAATGAGCCTGAATCAGAGTTTTGGGCCTGATGCCCTTAATATTAATGGTGACTCTAATGCACTTGCTTTCTATCTCACTAAACCCTCCTGAAAGTTCACTGAAGTATTTCATTCCCCCCTCTCCAAAAAAGTAAATGAATGGTTTTTTCCATGTCTGAACATCCAGAAAATGACAAACTACTTGTCACATACGCTGACTACAAGTGTGAATTTTGCCATAATGTTTACTTGCAAGCccctttcattttttaaaaatgaattttTCAGCTGTCTTATAGCTTGAGATGCCAttaagctgttgaggagccttttggtcctagacctgGCACTCCGAACcgcttaccgtgcggtagcagaagTTTAACTTGGACTGCAACtgatcaggatgctcttgatggtgcagctgtaaaaccttctggggacccatgccaattcTTGTGTTTGACCCTTGAGAGTTCATTGGCGACGTGGACACCAAGTATCttaactctcgacctgctccattACAGGCCCGTTAATGGGGGcttgttcggcccgccttttcctgtagtccacgatcagctccttagtcttgctcacgttgagggagaggtttttctGGTACCACCCGAAAGGCCGTCTCGTCGGTATCAGGCCAAACATTCCTGTTACTGAGCTCAGCTCCATGTTTCAAAATGAGCTGTACATCTTGCCTCATATCTTATGTTCGCATAGCCAATATACATCTAAGAATATGACTGTCAGAAAAGAAACGGGAATAGCAGCATTGTCATTGGAGTATTTGCATGTGTGGGTTCTATAATGGAATTTCACCTTGCAAACCTTGTACCCAGAATGTCACTAACTGCTTGTTGGTGCCTGCTTGACCAATCTGAATCAAACATCACCAGGTATGCTCCATATGGAGACACACAGGAcactttttctctcttgctcttcccCACCAGTCTGGCAGGTGTCAATCTGATGAGGATCATTACTGTCCCCTGCTGGAAGCGTGTGAGCAGGAGGAGCCAGTGTGTGCCATCAGGCCCCCTATCCATGATGAGGATATCTGTCACACTTTCACCCTCACGTCTTATCAGACACATGGCACTGCTAACCAGCCTGGATTCGGGTAGTATTAAAAATCATTCCATGTCTTCAGCTGTGCTTGGCTCAGTGGAACTAATAAAATATTCCCAAAAGTACAAACCCATATCCAGATCCCATGTCTGCCTAGATTCAGAATGTTCCCTTGGGTTTTAGATGTTATAATATTGTTGACACATTTGTCTTCTACACTGAGGTGAATGACTAAGCCGGGAAGGGCACACCAGTTTGTCACAGTAAAATAGGGAGAGAGCAACACCTCGCATGCATTGACCATCCATGTGTGGTGGCTCAAATCAAAGATGCTATGCCAGAAAAGGcaagacatttttttatttcctttcctctcttttccatAACGCCTGGCAGAATacagaaataaaaaaatacaaataaatcttTCATTGGCATCAGCAGAAACCATCTTGTTGACAGGACCTTTAGACAGAGGGTAGATTTGCAGGAAGAGGAGAAAGGTGTCTTAAATCATACTGAAAATGAGTTCTATTAATCAACAAAGGATGGAGGtgactcttctgttctctctaaTGGGAGACAACACTCTTCTCTTCTTCAACACTCCACTCTTCTCAACACTCTTCTCTATTCGTCAGGCCATTCAACAATCTGCTTCACCCATTATATTTCATCATAATAAGCATACAacgtacatctctctctctctctctctctctcacacacactttcaatttaattcaaagggctttattggcatgggaaacatatgtttacactgccaaagcaaatggaatagagtgatagtagtagtagtagtagtaggtgaagtgatagtagtagtaatagtaaaattagtagtagtggtattagtaatcgtagtagtagtagtggtagtagtggtattagtagtagcagtggtagtagtagtagtagtagtagtagtagtagtagtggtattagtagtagtagtggtaattgAAGTGGTATTagttgttgtagtggtagtagtagtggtattagtagtagtgttattagtagtagtggtggtattagtagtagtggtggtattagtagtagtagtagtagtagcagtaatagtagtagtggtagtagtagtggtattagtagtagtagtagtagtaatagtagtagtagcagtagtagtggtagtggtagtagtcgtggtagtagtagtagtggttgtagttttagtagtagtagtagtagtagcagtactagtagtagtagtggtagtagtagtggtattagtagtaatagtagtagtagtagtaatagtagtagtagcagtagtagtggtagtggtagtagtagtggtagtagtggttgtagttttagtagtagtagtagtagtagtagtggtactagtagtagtagtagtagtagtagtggtagtagtagtagtagtaatggtagtggtagtagtagtagtaatagcagtggtacgagtagtagtagtagtagtggtagtagtagtggtagtggtagtagtagtagtagcagtagtagtagtagtagtagtagtaaaagttgtagtggtagtagtagtggtatttgtagtagtagtggtaattgAAGTGGTATTagttgttgtagtggtagtagtagtggtattagtagtagtgttattagtagtagttgtggtattTGTAGAAGTtttggtattagtagtagtagtagtagtagtagcagtaatagttgtagtggtagtagtagtggtattagtagtagtagtagtggtactactagtagtagtggtagtagtagtagtagtagtagcagtaatagtactagtggtagtagtagttgtagtggtagtagtggtggtaattgTAGTGGTAtttgttgttgtagtggtatTAGTAGCAGTGAtattagcagtagtggtagtagtagtagtggtggtattagtagtattagcagtagtagtagcagtaatagtagtagtagtagtggtagtgggagtagtagtggtattagtagtagtagtattagtagtagtagtaatatttgTATTACtggtagtcatagtagtagtactaatggtggtattattattagtagtagcagtattagtggaattagttgtagtagtagtagtagtagtagtagtagtagtagtagtagtagtagtggtagtagtagcagtagtagtagtagtggtagtagtagtggtattagtagtaatagtagtagtagtagcagtagtagtggtagtggtagtggtagtggtagtagtagtggtagtagtagtagtggttgtagttttagtagtagtagtggtagtagtagtagtggttgtagttttagtagtagtagtagtagtagtagcagtactactagtagtagtagcagtagtagtagtagtagtagtaaaagttgtagtggtagtagtagtggtatttgtagtagtagtggtaattgAAGACATATTAGTTGATGTAGTGTTAGTAGTGGTATTATTAGTAGtgttattagtagtagtggtggtattagtagtagtagtagtagtagtagtagtggtagtagtagtagtggtagtggtagtagtggtagtggttgtagtagtagtagcggtagtagtagcagtagtagtgatagtagtagtagtggtagtggtagtaggagtagtggtactggtagcagtagtggtagtggtagaagtagtaatggtagtagtagtagtggtagtggtagtgcagttgtagtagtagcagtagtagtagtagtagtagtggtattagtagccagagtagtagtagtagtagttgtagtggttgtagtagtagtcgtggtagtagtagtagtggtattagtagtagtagtagtagtagtagtagtggtagtagtagtagtagtagtagtagtagtagtagtagtagtagtagtagtagtggtgttagtggtagtagtagtagtagtggtgttagtggtagtagttgtagtagtggtgttagttgtagtggtagtagttgtagtaatagtagtagtaatggtagtggtagtagtagtagttgcagtagtagtagtggtagcagtagtagtagtagtagtagtagtagtggtagtggtagtggtagtagtagtggtagcggtagtagtggtagtggtagtagtggcagtagtggtggtagcggtagtagtagtggtagcagtatagtagtagtagtggtagtagaagtagtggtagcagtaatagtagtagtggtagtagtagtggtattagtagtagtagtagtagtagtagtagtagtagtaatagtagtagtgatattagcagtagtagtggtagtagtagtggtattagtagtattattattagtagtagtggtaggagtagtaatagtagtagagtTGTAttaatggtagtaatagtagtagtagtggtagtaagagtggtattattattagtagtagtagtaatagtggaattagaagtggtagtagtggtattagtagtagtagtagtagtagtagtagtagtggtagtaatagtggaattagtagtagtagttgtagtagtagtagtagtagtagtggtagtagtagtggtagtagtagtagtagtagtagtagtggtattagttgtaGGATTAGTGGTagaagttgtagtagtagtagtagtagtagtagtaatggtagtagtagtagtagtagtagtggtagtggtagtagtggtagtggtagtattagtagtggtagttgtagtagtagtagtggtggtggtagtggtagtagtagtggtagtggtagtagtggtagtggtagtagtagtagtggtagcagtagtagtagtagtggtactggtagcagtagtggtagtagtagtggtagtagtagtagtggtagtattagtagtggtattagtagtagtagtagtggtagtaatagcggtagtagtagtagtggtggtattagtagtagtagtagtagtagtagtagtagtagtagtggtggtagtagttgtagtagtggtgttagttgtagtggtagtagttgtagtaatagcagtagcagtagtaatggtagtggtagtagtagtagttgtggtagtagtaatagtggtagtcgtattagtagtggtagtggttgtggtagtagtagtagtggtagtagtagccaggtagtagtagtagtagttgtagtggttgtagtagtagtagtggtagtattagtagtggtattagtagtagtagtagtggtagtaatagcggtagtagtagtagtggtggtattagtagtagtagtagtagtagtagtagtagtagtagtggtggtagtagttgtagtagtggtgttagttgtagtggtagtagttgtagtaatagcagtagcagtagtaatggtagtggtagtagtagtagttgtggtagtagtaatagtggtagtcgtattagtagtggtagtggttgtggtagtagtagtagtggtagtagtagtagtggtagcggtaggagtagtggtagtagtagtagtggtagtggtagtagtagtggtagcggtagtagtagtggtagaggtagtagtagtagtagtggtagtagagtagcgGTAGCAGTAAtagtcgtagtggtagtagtagtggtattagtagtagtagtagtaatagtagtagtgatattagcagtagtagtggtagtagtagtggtattagtagtattattagtagtagtagtggtaggagtAGTAATAGTAGGAGAGTTGTAttaatggtagtaatagtagtagtagtggtagtaatagtggtattattattagtagtagtagtaatagtggaattagaagtagtagtagtggtattagtagtagtagtagtagcagtagtagtggtagtaatagtggaattagtagtagttgtagtggtagtaatagtggaattagtagtagtagttgtagtagtagtagtggtagtagtagtggtagtagtagtagtagtagtagtagtagtagtggtattagttgtaggattagtggtagtagttgcagtagtagtagtagtagtagtggtaatggtagtagtagtagtagtagtagtagtggtagtggtagtggtagtagtggtagtggtagtattagttgtggtagttgtagtagtagtattggtggtggtagtagtagtggtggtggtagtggtagtagtagtggtagtagtagtagtagtagtagtggtagtagtggtggtggtagtagtagtagtggtagtagtggtggtggtagtagaagtagtagtagtggtagtagtagtagtggtagtggtagtggtagtagtagtagtagtactagtagtggtggtggtagtggtgatagtagtggtagttgtggtagtggtattagtagtagtagtagtagtggtagtagtagcggtcgtagtagtagtagtagtagtagtagtggtagtagttgtagtagtagtaatggtagcggtagtggtagtagtagtagtagtagtggtagtaggtgtggtagcggtagtagtggtagttgtagtagtagtggtagtggtagtagtagtagtggtagtggtagtagtagtagtagtagtggtagtggtagtagtggtagtggtagcggtagtggtagtggtagcggtagtagtagtagtagtagtagtagtagtagtggtagtagtagtggcagatgtggtagtagtagtagtggtagttgtagtggtagtagtagtagtggaagtggtagtagtagtagtagtggtagtagtagcggtagtggtagtggtagtagtagtagtagtagtagtagtagtggtagtcgtattagtagtggtagtagtagtggtagtagtagtggtagttgtagtagtagtattggtagcagtagtagtggtagtggtagtagtagtagtagtggtagtggtagtagttgtagtagtagtagtggtggtagtggtagtagtagttgtagtggtagtggtagtattagtggtggtggtagtagtaggtgtagtagtagagttggtagtggtagtagtagtagtggtagtagtagtagtagttgtggtagtagtagttggtagtagtggtagtggtagtagtggtagttgtagtgatagtagtagtagtggtatcggtagtagtagtagtggtagtggtagtagtagtagtggtagcggtagtagtagtagccgtagtagtagtagtagtagtggtagtggtagttgtagtggtagtagtagtagtagtagtagtagtggtattagtagtcatagtagtagtagtggtagtagtagtggtattagtagtggtagtagtagtggtagtagtagtagtagtaatggtagtagtggtagtagtggtagtagtggtgttagttgtagtagtagtggtagtagttgtagtagtagcagtagtagtagtaattacttgctcgttattactactacgattacttgctcgttattactgcattgtcggaactagaagcacaagcatttcgctacactcgcattaacatctgctaaccatgtgtatgtgacaaataaaatttgatttgatttgatttgatttagtggtagtggtagtagtagtagtagtggtagtggtagtagtagtggtagtggtagtagtagtagtagtagtggtagtggtggtagtagtggtagtagtagtagtagttgtagtagtggtagtggtagtagtagtggtagtggtagttgtagtggtagtagtagtagtagtagtagtggtagtggtagtggtattagtagtcatagtagtagtagtagtagttgtagtggttgtagtagtagtcgtggtagtagtagtagtggtattagtagtagtagtagtagtagtagtagtagtggtagtagtagtagtagtagtagtagtagtagtagtagtagtagtagtagtggtgttagtggtagtagtagtagtagtggtgttagtggtagtagttgtagtagtggtgttagttgtagtggtagtagttgtagtaatagtagtagtaatggtagtggtagtagtagtagttgcagtagtagtagtggtagcggtagtagtagtagtagtagtagtagtagtagtggtagtggtagtggtagtagtagtggtagcggtagtagtggtagtggtagtagtggcagtagtggtggtagcggtagtagtagtggtagcagtatagtagtagtagtggtagtagaatagtggtagcagtaatagtagtagtggtagtagtagtggtattagtagtagtagtagtagtagtagtagtagtagtaatagtagtagtgatattagcagtagtagtggtagtagtagtggtattagtagtattattattagtagtagtggtagtagtagtggtagtagtagtagtagtagtagtagtggtattagttgtaGGATTAGTGGTagaagttgtagtagtagtagtagtagtagtagtaatggtagtagtggt
This window contains:
- the LOC112247638 gene encoding uncharacterized protein LOC112247638 → MAFGINLGIVFLCSLFAEHSSFTWAPRDAQRVRGYGFSGSSRMEVEQRQTGGSYPQDQFRPASHTSGSVQSEATYRGTGYNTLGGFAPSSLQPAPRGSGSIPSSFTSAQTKGKRTRAKNTDISLSGSIASGSSVTHNKHQTKASRTYGQSVTDPSALRPVSSWEVKRIQANTLRTVQPHSGSSGLVQNPDVVFNVQSRTASNLKPSTPNYGSTQSEFKFSTSRQPNQGLVQTLSRGAPSLYGQTATHTTSLTHYVQDLKQGSSFPSLAFKGPMEISARSISTPDREVPSSGSSQTSFRPGSTEGGSATNRYKPSFSQDVMQYQSNSASRSVSTSNQYAQTSGQRIDGASTSSRGLASRSSLFRPSSTASGNSYGAYKPGSDLGATPSQSLFTSNQGGRGSTYSQNLLVKPAQGKYGQMSAQWGSYQPSYAASSGPVSSLFSSTQAARSSTFIQNAPAPAQKPSGSKPVPSQRYQPSYLFNAVKSNTSSARRPTQSLLSSSYGPTQSRTSSASSINPRRFALTIMHSIPELYGGSTIHRLKDPTR
- the LOC121839023 gene encoding uncharacterized protein DDB_G0271670-like; protein product: SSSSSSSSNSSSGSSSGISSSSSSNSSSSSSSGSGSSRGSSSSGCSFSSSSSSSSTSSSSGSSSGISSNSSSSSNSSSSSSSGSGSSSGSSGCSFSSSSSSSSGTSSSSSSSSGSSSSSNGSGSSSSNSSGTSSSSSSGSSSGSGSSSSSS